In one Thermanaerovibrio velox DSM 12556 genomic region, the following are encoded:
- a CDS encoding divergent polysaccharide deacetylase family protein, whose amino-acid sequence MRRLLWAVLILLLVVFVGRFWREGLEVFDRLWDRGALEVARDDAAESGVPGKAAPQDNPLVEPGRKAPVASADEPGKGPLADGAHLTPPRPAKGVDRSGEPRRWLAIVVDDMGYDVKAARRLASLELPMTWAIIPGAPHASQVARIAESKGIPYLVHVPMKALSDGSSKGMVVAPDMAPEEIRDRAKAAFDALPGAVGVNNHRGSGATADRPAMEAFLGALKAQRPGWFFLDSRTNPKSVAFSVALEMGLKAFRNRYFIDAVPGGEERALMAALSGAYRSGRAVAIGHPRPGTIEVLSRLSRGELPMPEGLDLVRLTQVAGEGGGGKR is encoded by the coding sequence GTGCGTCGGCTCTTATGGGCGGTCCTTATCCTTCTCCTGGTGGTTTTCGTCGGCAGGTTTTGGCGGGAGGGTTTGGAGGTATTCGACCGTCTGTGGGATCGTGGGGCTCTTGAGGTAGCCCGGGATGATGCCGCCGAAAGCGGGGTTCCCGGTAAGGCTGCCCCTCAGGACAACCCGTTGGTTGAGCCCGGGCGTAAAGCCCCAGTGGCATCGGCGGATGAGCCGGGTAAGGGGCCACTGGCAGATGGTGCTCATCTCACGCCTCCCCGACCCGCCAAGGGGGTGGATAGGTCGGGGGAACCCAGGCGTTGGCTTGCGATAGTGGTGGACGATATGGGGTATGACGTTAAAGCCGCCCGGAGGTTGGCCTCCTTGGAGCTTCCCATGACCTGGGCTATAATACCCGGTGCTCCTCATGCGTCCCAGGTGGCTAGGATAGCGGAGTCCAAGGGAATACCATATCTGGTTCACGTCCCGATGAAGGCCTTGTCGGACGGGAGTTCTAAGGGGATGGTGGTAGCTCCTGACATGGCCCCGGAGGAGATAAGGGATAGGGCTAAGGCGGCCTTTGATGCACTGCCCGGGGCGGTGGGGGTTAACAACCATCGAGGTTCTGGGGCCACCGCAGACCGTCCTGCCATGGAGGCCTTTTTGGGGGCTCTCAAGGCGCAGAGGCCCGGGTGGTTCTTCCTGGACAGCAGGACCAACCCGAAATCCGTGGCCTTCTCGGTGGCCTTGGAGATGGGGCTTAAGGCGTTTAGAAACCGATACTTCATAGATGCGGTCCCCGGTGGTGAGGAGCGGGCTTTGATGGCCGCCCTTTCGGGGGCCTACAGGTCGGGCAGGGCGGTAGCCATAGGACATCCAAGGCCCGGCACCATAGAGGTCCTTTCCAGGCTTTCCAGGGGGGAGCTGCCGATGCCGGAGGGGCTTGATCTGGTGAGGCTCACCCAGGTGGCCGGGGAAGGGGGAGGAGGAAAGAGATGA
- a CDS encoding cell division ATP-binding protein FtsE: MDIRLSGVTKIFHPDITALEDVYLEIPKGEFVYLVGPTGSGKTTLMRTITREVMPTRGQVMVGSYSLRKISRVDLSLFRRDVGVIYQDFCLLPHLNVFENVAFVLEVLGMPPREVKERTDEVLERVNLWRRRFLYPPQLSGGEQQRVAIARAIVNSPSILLADEPTGNLDLHTAEEIMQLILSINAMGTTVLMATHNQYLVDSYRQRVVELKMGRVVRDEKRGRYEIDGEL, from the coding sequence ATGGATATTCGTTTGTCAGGGGTGACCAAGATCTTCCATCCGGACATAACCGCCCTGGAGGATGTCTATCTTGAGATCCCCAAGGGGGAGTTCGTATATCTGGTAGGTCCCACCGGATCGGGGAAGACCACTTTGATGAGGACCATAACCAGGGAGGTAATGCCCACCAGGGGTCAGGTCATGGTGGGTTCGTACAGTTTGCGGAAGATAAGCCGTGTGGATCTTTCGCTGTTCCGGCGGGACGTGGGGGTTATCTATCAGGACTTCTGCCTTTTGCCGCATCTTAACGTTTTCGAGAACGTGGCCTTCGTGCTCGAAGTGCTTGGGATGCCGCCTAGGGAGGTTAAGGAGAGGACCGACGAGGTTTTGGAGCGGGTGAACCTTTGGCGGCGCCGTTTTCTCTACCCACCGCAGCTTTCAGGGGGTGAGCAGCAGCGGGTGGCGATAGCCAGGGCCATAGTGAACTCCCCGTCCATACTGCTGGCGGACGAGCCAACGGGCAACCTGGACCTTCATACCGCGGAAGAGATAATGCAGCTCATCCTATCCATAAACGCCATGGGGACCACGGTGCTCATGGCCACCCACAACCAGTACCTGGTGGACTCCTATAGGCAGCGGGTGGTGGAACTCAAGATGGGGCGAGTGGTTAGAGATGAAAAGAGGGGAAGGTACGAGATAGATGGGGAGCTTTAG
- a CDS encoding murein hydrolase activator EnvC family protein, whose product MGFKRFFLAFSLLAVLCERSYAAGASDLERRLKQEEKRLNQVQSQISYHQRKVKEMEGKERDVISEIETLAQQIAVTEQRISVLSLQREKVKERMRQLVSEIRNTSTRIDYVKELLKARLVAIYKYGGIAEFNLLLSAPGAMDALSTSYLLGRIADQDQRLIRELSDRKTRLSMAHRELAEQRALLEKQNQDLQDNKYRLKVASDRRNDLLKRVRSEKSLHLAELQEYQRMEQAINSTITRLMEEKRRRLAEARARAAQIKASAPKEVIYYKGGRLAWPVVGQIRSSFGVRVHPVFRTRIMHTGIDISGNHGDPVRAAENGEVLYAGWLRGYGQVIILDHGGDITTVYAHLSKIEVNEGEKVGRGEVIGRVGSTGIATGPHLHFEVRVNGKATNPRGYLQ is encoded by the coding sequence ATGGGGTTTAAGCGGTTCTTCCTAGCCTTTTCCCTGCTGGCGGTCCTGTGCGAAAGGTCCTATGCCGCCGGGGCCTCCGATCTAGAGAGGCGCCTAAAGCAGGAGGAGAAGAGGCTTAATCAGGTTCAAAGCCAGATATCCTATCACCAGAGGAAGGTCAAGGAGATGGAGGGCAAGGAGAGGGACGTCATCTCGGAGATCGAGACCTTGGCCCAGCAGATCGCGGTGACGGAACAGCGCATATCGGTTTTGAGCCTTCAGCGTGAGAAGGTGAAGGAACGGATGAGGCAGCTGGTGTCGGAGATACGGAACACCTCCACCAGGATAGATTACGTTAAGGAGCTTCTCAAGGCCCGGCTGGTGGCCATATACAAGTATGGCGGCATAGCGGAGTTCAACCTGCTCCTGTCGGCTCCTGGTGCGATGGATGCCCTTTCCACCTCGTATCTTTTGGGTAGGATAGCGGATCAGGACCAGCGGCTCATAAGGGAGCTCTCGGACCGGAAGACCCGGCTGAGCATGGCCCACAGGGAGCTGGCGGAGCAGAGGGCACTTCTGGAGAAGCAGAACCAGGACCTGCAGGACAACAAGTATCGGCTGAAGGTGGCCTCGGACAGGAGGAACGATCTGCTGAAACGGGTTAGGAGCGAGAAGAGCCTGCACCTGGCGGAGCTTCAGGAGTACCAGAGGATGGAGCAGGCCATAAACTCCACCATAACCAGGTTGATGGAGGAGAAGCGCCGAAGGCTTGCGGAGGCCCGGGCCCGGGCGGCCCAGATCAAGGCATCGGCGCCTAAAGAGGTCATATACTATAAGGGAGGACGCCTCGCCTGGCCGGTGGTTGGGCAGATCCGAAGCTCCTTTGGGGTAAGGGTTCACCCGGTTTTCAGGACCAGGATAATGCACACCGGGATAGACATATCGGGCAACCATGGGGATCCCGTAAGGGCGGCGGAGAACGGAGAGGTGTTGTATGCCGGATGGCTAAGAGGTTACGGTCAGGTGATAATACTTGACCACGGGGGTGATATAACCACCGTGTATGCCCACCTTTCCAAGATAGAGGTAAACGAGGGAGAGAAGGTTGGCCGTGGAGAGGTAATAGGTAGGGTTGGGAGCACCGGCATTGCCACGGGGCCGCACCTTCACTTTGAGGTCCGGGTCAACGGGAAGGCCACAAACCCGAGGGGTTACCTGCAGTAG
- a CDS encoding transketolase family protein: MREPSPLWIAYEETLCAMGEEIEDLVVLDSREPTLSGAFKSMYPRRFFVAGMSEQEMVLTAAGLALGGKRVFVSSSSPFLVGRTYDLIRSSVAIPSLEVHLVSPCGGLDMGPDGAPSQMVEDLGLMTAMPGMPVLVPCDGVSTRRLTGLTVDLKGPSYMRLTRRALRDLTGLDEGDFSIGGARLLTQGEGVTICACGIMVHEALKAAQVLSSQGIDAEVIDCYTVRPLAEQVVLSSVRRTGCCVVAEEHSLFGGLGSAVCQCLSSKYPVPVRLVCGDDRFGQSGSDEELREYYGLTSGRIVGAAVQVLNMRRR; this comes from the coding sequence ATGAGAGAACCTAGCCCCCTGTGGATCGCTTACGAGGAGACGTTGTGCGCCATGGGGGAGGAGATCGAGGATCTGGTGGTCCTGGATTCAAGGGAGCCCACCCTGTCCGGAGCGTTCAAGAGCATGTACCCCCGAAGGTTCTTCGTGGCGGGGATGTCTGAGCAGGAGATGGTGCTCACCGCTGCCGGACTGGCCTTGGGGGGCAAGAGGGTGTTCGTGTCATCCTCCAGCCCCTTCCTGGTGGGGAGGACGTACGATCTCATAAGGTCTTCGGTGGCCATACCGTCATTGGAGGTTCACCTGGTAAGCCCCTGCGGAGGGCTTGACATGGGGCCCGACGGGGCTCCAAGCCAGATGGTGGAGGACCTTGGCCTCATGACCGCCATGCCGGGGATGCCGGTTCTGGTCCCCTGCGATGGGGTATCCACCAGAAGGCTTACAGGGCTTACCGTGGATTTGAAGGGCCCTTCCTACATGAGGCTCACCAGGCGGGCATTGCGGGATCTCACCGGATTGGACGAAGGGGACTTCTCCATAGGGGGGGCTAGGCTGCTCACCCAGGGGGAGGGGGTCACGATATGTGCTTGTGGTATCATGGTGCACGAGGCATTAAAGGCCGCCCAGGTGCTTTCGAGCCAGGGCATAGACGCGGAGGTAATAGACTGTTACACCGTAAGGCCTCTGGCGGAACAGGTGGTCCTTTCATCGGTGAGGCGGACCGGGTGCTGCGTGGTTGCGGAGGAGCACAGTCTTTTCGGTGGTCTCGGCAGTGCGGTCTGCCAGTGCCTGTCCTCCAAGTATCCCGTGCCGGTTAGGCTTGTGTGCGGAGACGATCGGTTTGGCCAAAGCGGGTCCGATGAGGAGCTTCGGGAGTACTATGGTCTCACCAGCGGAAGGATAGTTGGGGCGGCGGTGCAGGTTTTGAACATGCGCAGGAGGTAG
- a CDS encoding adenylosuccinate synthase yields MKRRAEVIIGAQWGDEGKGRVVDALADRVDLVVRYQGGANAGHTVIAGGEKHVFHLLPSGMLYPGKTCVIGGGVVVDPDQLLAELGELRERGKDRARLVVSRNAHVVMPYHKTLDVLSERERSASQRIGTTSRGIGPCYVDKFARVGIRIGDLLDEGVLREKLALNLESKNLLLTRIYGEKPLAMDDLMDRAIQWGCQLAPYVGDAYVEVNRALDEGKGVLFEGAQGTLLDVDFGTYPYVTSSSPTAGGACTGVGVGPNRIDRVIGVAKAYCTRVGEGPFPTELNCEIGSRLREVGNEYGATTGRPRRCGWLDLVALKYSVMVNGLDAIALTKLDVLSGLEQINVAVEYRIDGSSTVYFPTDHRMLSAAEPVYKTLKGFNEDISGCTSFDELPKAAKDYVAFIEEYCGVPVVLLGVGPAREATIIRGL; encoded by the coding sequence ATGAAGCGCAGAGCGGAAGTGATAATAGGGGCCCAGTGGGGAGATGAGGGCAAGGGACGGGTGGTCGACGCCCTGGCGGACAGGGTTGATCTGGTTGTCCGCTATCAGGGTGGGGCAAACGCGGGTCATACGGTAATAGCAGGTGGGGAGAAACACGTTTTTCACCTGCTTCCCTCGGGGATGCTGTACCCGGGGAAGACCTGCGTCATAGGCGGTGGCGTGGTGGTGGATCCTGACCAGCTCTTGGCGGAGCTTGGGGAGCTTCGGGAGAGGGGAAAGGACAGGGCGAGGCTGGTGGTAAGCCGCAATGCCCACGTGGTGATGCCCTACCATAAGACCCTGGACGTGCTATCCGAGAGGGAGAGGAGCGCCTCCCAGCGGATAGGCACCACCAGTCGCGGGATAGGCCCCTGTTACGTGGACAAGTTCGCCCGGGTGGGCATAAGGATAGGGGACCTTTTGGACGAGGGGGTCTTGAGGGAGAAGCTGGCTTTGAACCTGGAGAGCAAGAACCTCTTGCTCACCCGCATATACGGTGAGAAGCCCTTGGCGATGGATGACCTGATGGACCGGGCGATCCAGTGGGGGTGCCAGCTGGCGCCGTACGTTGGGGATGCCTACGTGGAAGTGAACCGTGCGCTTGATGAGGGCAAGGGAGTGCTTTTCGAGGGTGCCCAGGGCACGCTGCTTGACGTGGACTTCGGTACCTACCCCTATGTCACCAGTTCCAGCCCGACGGCCGGCGGTGCCTGTACCGGGGTCGGCGTGGGGCCCAACCGGATAGACCGGGTCATCGGGGTTGCGAAGGCCTATTGCACCAGGGTGGGAGAGGGGCCGTTCCCCACGGAGCTCAACTGCGAGATAGGTTCTAGGCTTAGGGAGGTGGGGAACGAGTACGGAGCCACCACTGGAAGGCCCAGGAGATGCGGTTGGCTTGACCTGGTGGCCTTAAAATACTCGGTTATGGTTAACGGCCTTGACGCCATAGCCCTTACCAAGCTTGATGTCCTGTCCGGATTGGAGCAGATAAACGTGGCGGTGGAGTACCGGATAGACGGGAGCTCAACGGTTTACTTCCCCACGGATCATCGGATGCTCTCCGCTGCGGAGCCGGTGTACAAGACCCTTAAGGGTTTCAACGAGGACATCTCCGGGTGTACGTCCTTTGACGAGCTGCCGAAGGCCGCAAAGGATTACGTGGCCTTCATAGAGGAGTACTGCGGGGTCCCGGTGGTGTTGCTGGGGGTGGGTCCTGCCAGGGAGGCCACCATAATAAGGGGGCTTTAG
- a CDS encoding GNAT family N-acetyltransferase: MIIGEIRFCGVEDVLCLEELDVMCGSPAWSRGLFLHHVASDRGGAVIGMFLKGKLRGFLVWELRGDEAWVVRIGVHRDFRRLGLGSQLMCAMEVMAMAQGCLRARLHVRSSNRDAMGFYSAMGFRRVELVPGYYSDGEDGELWETELPFNI, translated from the coding sequence TTGATAATCGGCGAGATCCGGTTCTGCGGGGTGGAGGACGTTCTTTGCCTGGAGGAGCTGGATGTCATGTGTGGGTCCCCTGCGTGGAGCAGGGGACTCTTTCTTCATCACGTGGCTTCCGACCGGGGCGGAGCGGTGATTGGTATGTTCCTTAAGGGGAAGCTCAGGGGGTTCCTCGTTTGGGAGCTTCGTGGGGACGAAGCGTGGGTCGTGAGGATAGGGGTCCATAGGGACTTCAGGAGGCTGGGGCTTGGGTCCCAGCTCATGTGTGCCATGGAGGTGATGGCCATGGCACAGGGGTGCCTTAGGGCCAGGCTTCACGTAAGGTCATCCAACCGGGACGCCATGGGGTTTTACTCCGCCATGGGCTTTAGGAGGGTTGAGCTGGTCCCCGGTTACTACTCCGACGGGGAGGACGGGGAGCTTTGGGAGACGGAGCTGCCGTTCAACATTTAG
- a CDS encoding transketolase, with translation MLSEERSKELISIAREVRKDVVRMIGLAKVGCLESSLALADLLVYLYWEALSVDPSNPRDLRRDRFILSKRRAAPVLYAVLARRGFFSREELWSFGRLGALLQGNPEYRRIPGLDAPSGPSGMGLGMAVGLSMSLQMDKMPCRTFCLMGDGELRDGTVWEAAFSASFRRLGGLVAVINVTDHGKEQWGPVDSVDTIKAKLESFGWTVAEGDGHDFMSMDATFRSIMGVDSPKAVILRTREAGGVLLPGGSSCRGPLSREDVDVAISSIESDGRRPSDERT, from the coding sequence GTGTTGAGTGAGGAAAGGTCTAAGGAGCTCATATCCATAGCTCGGGAGGTCCGCAAGGACGTGGTGAGGATGATAGGCCTGGCCAAGGTCGGATGTTTGGAGTCCTCATTGGCCTTGGCGGACCTGTTGGTGTACCTTTATTGGGAGGCCCTTTCTGTGGATCCGTCAAACCCCAGGGACCTCAGGAGGGACAGGTTCATCCTGAGCAAACGTAGGGCCGCTCCGGTGCTGTACGCCGTACTGGCAAGGCGCGGTTTCTTCAGCCGGGAAGAGCTTTGGAGCTTCGGTCGTCTGGGGGCCCTTCTTCAGGGGAACCCGGAGTACCGCAGGATACCCGGTTTGGATGCCCCTTCCGGTCCGTCGGGGATGGGGTTGGGTATGGCGGTGGGGTTGTCCATGTCGCTTCAGATGGACAAAATGCCCTGCAGGACCTTTTGCCTCATGGGAGATGGGGAGCTTCGAGACGGGACCGTGTGGGAGGCCGCCTTTTCCGCGTCGTTCAGGAGGCTTGGTGGGCTGGTGGCGGTGATAAACGTTACCGATCACGGCAAGGAGCAGTGGGGTCCCGTGGACAGCGTTGACACCATAAAGGCAAAGCTTGAGTCCTTTGGCTGGACCGTGGCGGAGGGGGATGGACATGATTTCATGTCCATGGACGCCACCTTCCGTTCCATCATGGGGGTAGACTCGCCCAAGGCGGTGATATTGAGGACCCGGGAGGCCGGGGGGGTTCTCCTGCCCGGCGGTTCGTCCTGCAGGGGTCCCTTATCCCGGGAGGATGTGGACGTGGCGATAAGCTCCATAGAATCAGATGGGAGGAGACCTTCCGATGAGAGAACCTAG
- a CDS encoding cell division protein FtsX, producing MGSFRYAIRDGLRLVFRHWGLSFLTLFTSAAVFYLMGSSILFVLNTRHVVKNLEGELSIQAYVSPNVDLNGFAARVRRMPHVRAVEVITPAKALERLKARLGSQAQAITLLGENPLPPSVEVWVDKASSVPIVARELVAVDEVQDVVYAGKLAEKLAKLSRFAGRFSLAVLLVAVAASGVVLFNTIRIAVYSKEEEIAIMLMVGATPSFVAMPFIIQGVLLGSLGAFCSSVMLAFSYGAAVERLKDFLPFLELLNDSSLLVRLGGVLVGGGALVSFFASFLAVERFIRRALKPL from the coding sequence ATGGGGAGCTTTAGGTATGCCATAAGGGACGGTTTAAGGCTGGTCTTTCGGCACTGGGGTTTGAGTTTTCTCACCCTGTTCACCTCCGCCGCGGTCTTCTACCTCATGGGATCCAGCATCCTCTTCGTGCTTAACACCCGGCATGTGGTGAAGAACCTGGAGGGGGAGTTGTCCATTCAGGCCTATGTCTCCCCCAACGTGGACCTTAACGGGTTTGCTGCGAGGGTGCGTCGAATGCCCCACGTGAGGGCCGTGGAGGTCATAACCCCCGCCAAGGCGCTTGAGCGCCTGAAGGCCCGGCTGGGAAGCCAAGCCCAGGCAATAACCCTGTTGGGAGAGAACCCCCTTCCTCCCAGCGTGGAGGTCTGGGTGGACAAGGCCTCGTCGGTCCCCATCGTGGCGAGGGAGCTGGTTGCGGTGGACGAGGTTCAAGATGTGGTGTACGCTGGCAAGCTGGCGGAGAAGCTGGCAAAGCTGTCCAGGTTCGCGGGCCGATTCTCCCTTGCGGTCCTGCTGGTGGCGGTGGCGGCAAGCGGTGTCGTCCTCTTCAACACCATAAGGATAGCGGTCTACTCCAAGGAGGAGGAGATCGCCATAATGCTCATGGTGGGGGCCACCCCGTCTTTCGTGGCCATGCCTTTCATAATACAGGGGGTCCTTTTGGGGAGCCTCGGGGCGTTTTGCTCTTCCGTGATGCTAGCCTTCTCCTACGGGGCAGCGGTGGAGAGGCTCAAGGACTTCCTGCCCTTCCTTGAGCTCTTGAACGACTCTTCCTTGCTCGTGAGGCTTGGTGGCGTCCTGGTGGGAGGGGGAGCCTTGGTGAGCTTCTTCGCGAGCTTCCTGGCGGTGGAGCGCTTCATCAGAAGGGCCCTTAAGCCCCTTTAG
- a CDS encoding S41 family peptidase, with protein MFKRFRDLVLGVIIGALAVTGVMAAMAGDGIQQGSIKDPFSPRNMAILRQARAIIDLYHVDADKLPGEQKLFYGAMKGMVAAAGDPYTRFVDPSQLKEESIEMEGQYGGVGMYVGQRDGKVLVISPMEGTPAERAGLKPMDEIVKVGDKIVVGMNQDEVVNMLRGPAGTKVTVWVRRKGKDEIIKFDLIREIIKIRSVRKEMLKDKYAYVRLAHFTQTAGQEMAEAVAWASSKGAKGIVLDLRNNPGGLLNAAADVASCFLNDGDLVVSTKGRVDRANEAMYASGRVKFKGPLVVLINEGSASASEIVAGALKDHGRAKLVGVKSFGKGSVQTLFNLPDGAGMYVTIARYYTPSGRMIDKVGLNPDVKVSGEPMGDLAKDPQVRKGVEILKSMR; from the coding sequence TTGTTCAAACGCTTCAGAGATCTTGTATTGGGCGTCATCATAGGGGCCTTGGCGGTAACGGGGGTTATGGCTGCCATGGCGGGGGATGGCATTCAGCAGGGTTCCATCAAGGACCCCTTCTCCCCCAGGAACATGGCCATACTCAGGCAGGCAAGGGCTATAATAGATCTTTACCATGTTGATGCGGACAAGCTGCCCGGGGAGCAGAAGCTTTTCTATGGGGCCATGAAGGGAATGGTTGCCGCCGCCGGGGATCCCTACACCCGGTTTGTGGATCCCTCCCAGCTTAAGGAAGAGAGCATAGAGATGGAGGGTCAGTACGGAGGGGTAGGCATGTACGTGGGGCAGCGGGATGGCAAGGTGCTGGTCATAAGCCCCATGGAGGGCACCCCTGCAGAGCGGGCGGGCCTTAAGCCCATGGATGAGATAGTGAAGGTTGGGGACAAAATAGTGGTGGGGATGAACCAGGATGAGGTGGTCAACATGCTCCGGGGCCCGGCGGGGACGAAGGTAACCGTTTGGGTTCGTCGCAAGGGCAAGGATGAGATAATTAAGTTCGATCTCATCAGGGAGATCATAAAGATCCGTTCGGTTCGGAAGGAGATGCTCAAGGACAAGTACGCCTATGTGAGGCTTGCCCATTTCACCCAGACCGCTGGGCAGGAGATGGCGGAGGCGGTGGCTTGGGCCTCTTCCAAGGGGGCTAAGGGCATTGTTTTGGATCTTCGTAACAACCCCGGCGGACTCCTTAACGCCGCGGCGGACGTGGCCTCCTGCTTCCTGAACGATGGGGATCTTGTGGTGAGCACCAAGGGAAGGGTTGACAGGGCCAACGAAGCCATGTACGCCTCCGGAAGGGTTAAGTTCAAGGGACCTTTGGTGGTGCTCATCAACGAGGGCAGTGCCAGTGCCTCGGAGATAGTGGCAGGGGCCCTTAAGGATCATGGGAGGGCCAAGCTTGTGGGGGTCAAGAGCTTCGGCAAGGGGTCCGTTCAGACCCTGTTCAACCTGCCCGATGGGGCGGGCATGTACGTTACCATCGCCCGGTACTACACCCCTTCGGGACGCATGATAGACAAGGTGGGATTGAACCCGGACGTGAAGGTGTCCGGGGAGCCCATGGGGGATCTTGCCAAGGACCCTCAGGTCAGGAAGGGCGTTGAGATCTTGAAGTCCATGAGGTAG